Sequence from the Lysobacter solisilvae genome:
CACTCGCGCAGGCAGCCAGCGCGAGGGCGGCGGCGAGCGGTATCAGCAGGGACAGGGTCGGTCGCATGGGGATCGTTTGTTCCAGGGTCCGGCGCATCACGGCTCCGGCGGCGGCGGTGGCGGCGGCGCCTGGGCGTCGTCGTCATCGTCGTCGTCGCCCAGCCCGAACCAGTCGCGCCAGCTGCGGCGCTCCTCTTCACCCTCGACAGGCTCGGCGACGGGGCACGGGCCATACGCGGGCGCAAAGCCCTTCACGAATGCGAAGCGGCGCGCACCGCCGCAACTGGCGTCGGTGCTGTGGGTGTTGATGACCCACTGCCAGTCGATGCCTTCGTCGCCGACCTTCAACGGCGCACTGGGCAGGCGGGCGAAGATCGAGGACCACACGCGCATCGCACCGGTGGCGCCGTACAGGCCGGTTTCCTTGTTCTGGTCGTTGCCGACCCACACCACGGCGAGGTGGTCGCCAGTCCAGCCGGCATACCAGCTGTCGCGGCCGTCATTGCTGGTGCCGGTCTTGCCGGCCGAGTTCAGCCGGCCCAGGCCGTCGCGCATCAGCGGCGACGCCGTGCCGCTGGTGACCGTGTGCTGGCCCGCCAGCGTGATCAGGCGCGCGGCGATCGCATCGCCTTCCTGTGCCGGCGCCGGCGCGGTGTCGTAGCGCTTCAGGGCCCGGCCGTTGGCGCCGAGCACGCCGCGCACGGCATGCAGCGGCTGGATCTCGCCGCCGCTGGCCAGGAACTGGTACAGCTGCGCCATCGCGTACGGGCTCTGGTCGACGGCGCCCAGGATCAGCGAGGGCCGCGGCTCGGCCTGGATGCCCGCCAGCGTGTGGATCAGGTCGGCGATGCGCTCGGGCGCCACCTGCATGCCCACGCGCACGGTGGCCTGGTTGTAGGACATGGCCAGGGCATCGATCAGGCGCACCGTGCCGTGGCTGCGGCCGTCGGAATTGCCCGGGTTCCAGCGCTTGCCGCGGCCCAAGTCCACCGATACGGGCGAGTCGTCGACGTAGCTGGCCAGCGAGAAGCGTTCCGGCGTGGCCAGCGCGAGCATGTACACGAAGGGCTTGAGCAGCGAGCCGACCGGCCGCTGCGCTTCCACCGCGCGGTTGAAGCCGTGCTCGGTGTGGTGGCGGCTGCCGACCACGGCCAGCACCTCGCCGTTGTGCACGTCGGTGAGCACCAGGCCGGTCTGCAGGGGCGGACGGCGCTTGCTGTCCAGGCTCTTGAGCGTGCGGGTGACCGCACCCTCGGCCAGCGCCTGCGCCGAAGGCGACATCGCGGTCATCACGCTCAGGCCGGCGGAGATCAGTTCATCGGACGGGTAGTCGCGCGCCAGCTGGCGCCGCACCAGGTCGATGTAGGCCGGGAAGCGGTTGGGCGCCAGCGTGCCCGCTTCCTTCGTCACCCCGAGCGGCGCCTTGAGCGCGGTCTGGTACTGGGCGTCGTCGATCAGCTGGGTCTCGTGGAACTCGCCGAGCGCGAAATCGCGGCGTGCGCGCGCGGCCTCGGGATTGCGGCGCGGATCGTAGGCCGACGGCCCCTTGACGATGCCCACCAGCAGCGCGATCTGCTCGGGCTTGAGGTCGGCCAGGTCGCGGCCGAAATAGAACTCGGAGGCCGCGGCCACGCCATGGATCGCCTGCGATCCGCGCTGGCCCATGTACACCTGGTTGAGATAGGCCTCCAGGATGTCGCGCTTCTCGTAGCGCGCGTCGATGATCAGGGCGTAGAGGATCTCCTTGCCCTTGCGGCGCAGCGTCTGCTCCTTGCCGATGCCGAGCAGGCCGCTGCGGGCCAGCTGCTGGGTCAGCGTGCTGGCGCCCTGGCGCCTGCCGGTGGCGCTCTTGAACGCCGCGCGGATCATGCCGGTGAAGTCGATGCCGATGTGGCTGTTGAAGTCGCGGTCCTCGACCGCCTGCAGGCCGGTGACCAGCAGCTCGGGGACTTCCTCGATGCGGACCAGGCGGCGTTCTTCCTGCTTCTGGCCGTACAGGCTCGCGATGCGCGCCGGGTCCAGGCGAGCCGCCTTGAGCGCCTGCTTCTGCCCGGCCTCGCGCACGTTGGCCACCCGCCCGCCCGACAGCGAGACCTCGAGCCGGCGCGCACGCACGGCGCCGTCGACATCGTTGAAGCCGCGGCTGGAGATGCGCCAGCGCCCGCCATCGCGCTTGTAGCTTCCCACCCGGCTGCCGTCGCCTTCGTGGTAACCGGCGGCGTCGAGTTCGGTCTTGAGCGTGCCCGCGTCCATGGCCAGGCCGGGCCGCAGCTCGAGCGGCCGCGCGTAGACACGGGTGGGGACCTGCCACTGCAGGCGTCCGAACCGCTCGGACACCTCGTGGTTGAGATAGAGCATGTAGGGGATCAGGAATCCCAGGCCCAGGCCCAGCGCGGCCAGTGTCCAGGTCACCAGCCGGCGCTTCCACTGGCCGCTGGTGGACTCGCCGTCCTGGTCGCTGTCGTCTTCGTCGTAGTCGATGGGGGTTCTGGGCATTGGGCGATATCGGGCCGGTCGGCGGAAGCGGAAGGACGCAGGGGGAATGCGACGAGGGGTGCAGCGGTGGATCGGTGAAGCCTGACGCGGTCGCGCAGGCACGTCGCGGGGACAGGCCGACGCGCAGGGCCCGGTAGGCCATCGGCCGCCCGGGTGACACAATGACGGCCGTCGACCCGGGCCCGCCGAGTCTAGCGCAGCGGGCCGGGGCCTCCCTGAGCCGTCCATCCCGGTATTCCGCCGTACCCGACCCGGGTGCGCGACCCGCAAGCGGCACGCGCGACGATGGCCGGGGCGGCTTACCGCACGCGGCCGATTGTTCCATGCTGGCGACGTCGGACGGACGCCCGGGGCGCCGGCCCCGTTCACGCTTCATTCCACGAAATTGCGGCAGGAGTTGCATGCAGGCTGATCGATGCGCATGAGCTGGACCGACCTGCGGTTCGTGCTCAACCGGGGCGCCGGCCTGGTCCGGCGCGGCCTGACCAGCCTGCGCACGCGCGGCCTGCACGCCACGTGGGCGCGCGTGACGCGCCAGTTCCGGCGCGTGCCGACGGCGCAGCGCGCCGCGCTGGAACTGCCCACGGCGCGGCCTTTCGAACCGTTCACCCTGCCCTGCAGCCACACGCCCCGGGCGAGCATCGTCATTCCGGTGTTCAACCAGTTCGCGCACACGCTGGCCTGCCTGCGCGCGATCGCGGCGCACCCTCCGCGCGCGGAGATGGAAGTGATCGTCGTCGACGACGGCTCCCGCGACGACACCGTGTCCTGCCTGTCGCAGGTGGCCGGGCTGCGCCTGCACGTGCGCGCGGCCAACGGCGGCTTCATCGCGGCCTGCAACGACGGCGCCGGCCTTGCGCGCGGGCAGTACGTGGTGTTCCTCAACAACGACACGATTCCGCAGGCCGGCTGGCTCGATGCGCTGCTGCAGACCTTCGACGACCATCCGGGCACCGGCCTGGTCGGCGCGCAGCTGCTGTATCCGGACGGACGCCTGCAGGAAGCCGGTGGCGTCGTGTTCAACGACGGCAGCGCGTGGAACTACGGCCGGCTGGAGTCACCGCTGGATCCCCGCCATGCCTGCGTGCGCGAGGCCGACTACTGCTCGGGCGCGGCCATCGCCATCGCACGCGACCTCTTCGCGCAACTGGGCGGTTTCGACACCCGCTACGCACCGGCCTACTACGAGGACACCGACCTCGCCTTCGCCGTGCGCGCCGCCGGCCTGCGCGTGCTGTACCAGCCGGCCGCGAGCGTGGTGCACCTGGAAGGCGCGACCGGCGGCACCGACACCAGCACCGGCCCCAAGGCCGCGCAGGTGCGCAACCAGCAGGTGTTCGCCGCGAAGTGGCAGGCGGTGCTGCAACGGCACCTGCCGCCGGGCGATCCGCACGCGGCCGCCTTCGGGCACGGCCAGCGGCCGACGGTGCTGGTGGTGGACGTGCTCACGCCGCAGCCGGACCGCGATTCGGGATCGCTGCGCCTGGTCAACCTGATGCGCCTGCTGCGCGAGGAAGGGGCGCACGTCGTGTTCCTCCCCGCCGATCTCGCGCATGACGGCCCGTACACGGTGGGCCTGCAGCAGCTGGGCGTCGAGGCCTGGCACGCGCCGTTCGCGCCGCGCGTGACCGCGTGGCTGGCGCAGCACGGCCATCGCTTCGACGCCGCGATCGTGTGCCGCCACTACGTGGCCCGCGATTTCCTGCCCGTGCTGCGAGCGCACGCGCCGCGCGCGACCCTGGTGTTCGACACCGTCGACCTGCACTACCTGCGCGAACGCCGCGGCGCGCAGCTGGCCGGCGACGCCGCGCTGGCCCGCACGGCCGAACGGACCCGCACGCTGGAACTGGGCGTGGTGGCCGACAGCGACATGACGTGGGTGGTGAGCGAGGTCGAGCGCGAGCTGCTGGCCACCGACGCCCCGCAGGCCCGCGTGCAGGTGCTGTCCAACCTGCACCGGGTGGCCGGCCCCGGCGCGCCCTTCGATCAGCGCCGCGACCTGGTCTTCGTGGGTGGCTTCCGCCATCCGCCGAACGTCGATGCAGTGACGTGGTTCGTGCGCGAGGTGTTCCCGCTTGTGCGCGCCCGACTGCCCGAGGTGGTGTTCCACTGCATCGGCGGCGACGTCCCGCCAGCCATCGCCGCGCTGGCCGCGCATGAGGGCGTGCGCGTGCACGGGCACGTGGCGGACATCACGCCCTACATGACCGGGGCGCGCGTGGCGCTGGCGCCGCTGCGCTATGGCGCGGGGGTGAAGGGGAAGATCAACCTGAGCATGGCCCACGGGCAGCCGGTGGTCGCCACCAGTTGCGCGGTGGAAGGCATGCACCTGCGTGCGGGCGAGGACGTCCTGGTGGCCGATGACGCGGCGGAATTCGCCGACGCCGTCGTGCGCGCCTATCGCGACCCAGCGCTGTGGGCGCAGCTGGCTGCGCAGGGCCTGCGCAACGTGGAAGCGCACTTCTCACTCGACGCCGGTCGCGCCGTGGTGCGCGAACTGGTCGCCCGCGCCGCCGCGGGGCGCGCCGCGCGCTGACGGCGCGGCGCCGGATCAGGGATCCGACACCCGCCCCTGCGCCAGCGTCGCCGCGCGCACGCGCTGGGCGAGCGGTTCCAGATCGGCGCTGCGCGGATCCAGCTTGCGCGCCAGGGCGAGCGCCTCCTGCGCTTCGACCAGTTCGCCGGCACCCAGGCGTTCATTGCCCCGCGCGATCCAGCGCCGGGCCAGCTCGCGCCGGCCTTCGCGCACGGCACCGGTGTTGCCTTCCAGCGCGCGTCGCGCGTCAAGGCACGCGCCGGCGCGGATCAGCCGGTTGCCGCTCAGGGCATCGTCGAAGCATTCGGCGGCCGCGGGCACCAGCCGCGCCATGGCGCCGCGCACGCGCGGGTCGTCGGGCGCGAGCGCGTTGGCGGCGCGCAGGCGGTCGAAGGCGCTGTCGCCCGGCGGCGTCAGCAGGTCGCCGCGCTGCTGCGCGCGCGCGGCGGCCTCGAGCAGTTCGCCCACGCGCCGGTTGCGCTGCGCGGTGGCCGGCGCGGCTGCCAATGAACGCTGCGCCTGGCGCGCGCGCGCCAGATGCTGTTGTGCCTGGGCGACGGCCGGCACTTCGTCGTCGAGCGCCGCGGTTGCGGCCTGCGCCCGGCGCAGTTCCTGCAGCGCGGACGGGAAGCGGAAGTCGGCGGCGTGGCGTTCGCTGGCCTGGGCGTGGCGGGTGGCCACCGCGACCAGGCCACGGCGCGCGGTCTGGTCGTCGGGATCCAGTTGCCGCAGCGCGTCGAATCCGCGGCGCGCCGCCGCCAGCTGCCCGGCTTCCAGCGCCGCCTGCGCGCGCGTGCGCTCGCGTTCGGCCACCCGGGCGCGGTGCTCCAGCGCATCGGGCAGGCCGACATGGCCCGGATCGGCGGATTGCACGCGGCCGATGATCGCGGCGGCGCGGGTGAACTGGCCGGCATCCAGGGCGTTCATCGCCTGCTGCAACAGGTCGGCCAGCGTGTCCTCGCGCCCCTCGAGCGCCTGCAGCCGGTCCGGCTGCAGTTCCAGCACCCGCAGGTACAGCGGCAGTGCGGCGGCGGGACCATCGTCCAGATGACCGGCCGCGCGGGCCGCCGCGGCGTCGGCGATCAGTGCGTCCAGTCCGCCCGCATCGGCCTGCGCGGCACGCAGTTGCTCGGACAGCGCGAGGATCTGCGCGCGCGGCATCGCCAGCTCCGCCGCCAGCGCAAGCAACTGCCGCGCCTGCGCGTACTGCTGCCGGGCGGCCGCGGCGCGGGCCTGGGCCAACGCCGCCTGGCCGACGCGATTGAGCCCGGCGCGCGCGTCGCTGCGGTCGGGATCCAAGGCCAGGGCCGCTTCATAGAGTTCGCGCGCGCCCGTGCCGTCGGCGGCCGTGAGGCGGCCGGCCGACAGTGCGCGCGCCGCCTGCTGGTGCAGGGCCTGCGCCCGCGTCTGCGGCCACAGCCGCTCCGACAAGGGCTGGCGGAGCGCGAACAGCAGCACGAGCAGCAGTCCAGCGGCCAGGCCGATCGGCAGCCAGGGTAGTCGCGAAACCAGGCGGCCGCGCAGATAGCGCCAGCCGGGCGCGCGACGCAGGACCGCGGCGACGTCATGCCGCCACGCGTGGGCGGCGCCTGGACCGGCAGCGCGCGGAGCCGACCGCGGCGCGGGACGCGTGGCCGTGGTCCGCGTCGGGCCGGGTCGGGTGTCCTGTGGATCCATCGCGGCCAGCATACCGCCGCGGCGATGACCGCACCGTGGCCGTCAGCAGCGCTGCGCGGACTCCACGCCGGGCAACGCCGCCAGCTTGCCCAGCAGCGCCGACAGCTGCCCGTAGTCGCTGACCCGCAGGCGCGCATGCAGACGCACGCGCGCACCGTTGCGCTCCAGCTGGCTGCTGATGCTGGCGACGTGCGCGTTGGCCTGGGCGATGACGTTGCTGACTTCCTTCAGCAGCCATTTGCGGTCCAGCGCCAGCACGTCGATGTCGACTTCGTACCCGCTGCCCTTGCGTCCCCACTCCACCGGCAGCACGCGCTGCGGCTGCGCGCCGGCCAGGCGCAGGTAGGCGGCACAGTCGGGGCGGTGGACGCTGACGCCGCGGCCGCGGGTCAGGTAGCCCACGATCGGTTCGCCCGCCACCGGTTGGCAGCAGCGGGCGAGCTGGACCAGCAGGTTGCCCACGCCCTCCACGGTGAACTCGGTGCTGCGCCGGGCCGCCGGCCTCGGAGCGCGGCTTGGCGTGATCGGCGGCGCCGGTTCGCTCGGCGAGGCGGCGGCACGCTCGTGTTCCAGCAGCAGGCGGCCCACCTGGTGCGGCCCCAGGTCCCCGAGCGCGACCTGCACGAACAGGTCGTCGTCGCCGGCGAGGGCAAAGCGCTCGCGCGCGGGAGTCAGGTCGGCCCCGAGCAGACCCAGGCGGCGCAGTTCCTTCTCCAGCAGTTCGCGGCCCGCCTGCACGTTGCGGGCGCGATCGAGCTAGTGGAACCACGCCCGCACCTTTTCGCGCGAACGGCTGCTGGCCAGGAAGCCGTTGGCCACCACCAGCCAGTCGCGGCGCGGCTCGCCCGTCTTGGCGGTCAGGATTTCCACGCGGTCGCCGCTGCGCAGCTTGTGGTCGAGCGGCACGATGCGGCCGTCGACCTTGGCGCCGCGGCAGCGGTGTCCGACCTCGGTGTGCACGTGGTAGGCGAAATCCAGCGGCGTGGCACCGGCGGGCAGGTCGATCACCTCGCCCTTGGGCGTGAGCACGTAGATGCGGTCCTCGACCAGCTCGTTGTCGAACTCGCCGCGCAGCGCGCCTTCGCCACCGTCGGCATGCGATTCGAGCAGGCGCCGCATCCAGGGCGATCTTGCGGTCGAAGGCGGCGTCGGCGCTGTGGCTGCCGGCTTCCTTGTACTTCCAGTGCGCGGCCACGCCCAGTTCGGCCTGGCGGTGCATCTCGAACGTGCGGATCTGCACTTCCAGCGTCTTGCCTTCCGGGCCGATGACAGCGGTGTGCAGCGAGCGGTAGTCGTTGCGCTTGGGGCGCGCGATGTAGTCGTCGAACTCGCTGGGGACCGGCACCCAGGTGGCGTGCACGACGCCCAGCGCGGCATAGCAGCCGGCGATGTCGTCGACCAGCACGCGCACGGCGCGCAGGTCGTAGAGTTCGCTGATCGGCGCGTCCTTGCGGCGCATCTTCTTCCAGATGCTGTAGATGTGCTTGGGACGCCCGGCGACCTCGGCGCGCAGCCCCTGGGCGGCCATCGCGTCCTGCAGGGTGCGCCTGACCTGCTGGATGTAGCGCTCGCGATCGCCGCGCTTCCTCGTCGAGCAGGCGCGCGATCTGCTTGTAGGTATCCGGCTCCAGGTGCCGGAATGCCAGGTCCTCCAGCTCCCATTTCAGCTGCCAGATGCCCAGGCGGTTGGCCAGCGGCGCGTGGATGTCGCGCGTGAGCTGGGCCAGGGCAACCCGCTCGGCCAGTGGCAGATGCGCCGCCTGGCGCATCCGCGCCAGCTGGCGCGCGAGCAGGATCGGCACCACGCGCAGGTCGCGCACGATCGCCAGCAACAGGCGCCGCAGGCCTTCGCTGCTGGCCTGCGATCCCTGCTGGGCATGCAGCGACCACACCTGCTGTGCAGCCTGCTGCCCGTCCAGCAGGGCGGCCACGGTTGGATGGGATTTCTCCAGGCCGGCCGGCCGCACCGGAACGAACGCATGCAGGATGGCCGCGGCCAGCGTCTCGCCGTCGGCCCCCAGCCTCACCAGGGTGTCCAGCGTGATCTCCAGCACCGGTTCCGGGTCACGCCGCGCGATGGCCTCGCCGGTGGCGAGCGCCCGTGCGACCGCGTCCTGCAGGTCAGGCACGATCGACTGCAGCACCGCCGGGGCGACCGACGACAGGCCCAGGCGGGCCAGCAGTGCATCCAGATCGGGCGGGGCGGAAGATTCCATCACCAATACCGCGGCGGTACGGGTCCAACGTGGGGTCGGTCTACACTAGCCGGCAACCGACCCGAGGAACAGCACATGGCCTTGCTACCGTCGTACCGCCGCTCCATGGCGACATGCGCATCGCGCATGAGCCTGTCGTTGATGATCGCGAGCTGCCTGGCCCTGGCGCCGGCCGCCGCCTTCGCGCAGGCGCCCATCGAGCAGCAGATGACGCCGGAACAGTTCAAGGCCGCCGGGCTGGACAAGCTGTCGACGCAGGAACTGGCCAATCTCAACGCGTGGCTCAACAACACGCTCGAAGTGGAAACGACCAAGGCCGCCGCGGTCGCGAAGGAAAAGGTCGAAACCGAGAACCGCGGCTTCGCCACCTTCGGCCGCAGCGATCCGATCGAAGCCCGGCTGGTCGGCGAGTTCCGTGGCTTCGCCCGGGGCCGCAGCTACACGCTCGACAATGGCCAGGTCTGGCAGCAGGTCGACGACGCGGTGCTGCACGGCGTGCGCATGACCGACCCGCAGGTGCGCATCAAGCCGGCGCTGGTCGGCAGCACCTGGTACATGACCGTCCAGGGCCGCAACACCACCGCCACGGTGCGCAGGATCAAGTAAGCCCGCCGCGCGGTACGACGGCGTCGCTGCGGCGGCGCTGTCGTGCCACTGTCGCCGGATTGCAGGCGTCCGTGAAACGGATCCGGCGAGCCGCATCGACACGCCGTGAACAGGCCGGGGCCACAATGCAGTCCGCCCCTGAACGAGTGACGCCCATGCAGATCCGGCTGGCTTCGGTGACGGTCGACGACCAGGACAAGGCGCTGCGCTTCTACACGCAGGTGCTGGGCTTCCAGCTGGCCAACGACATTCCCATGGGCGAGTTCCGCTGGCTCACGGTCAGCGCGCCCGAAGGTGCGCAGGGCGTTGAGCTGGTGCTGGAGCCGATGGGCTTTGCCCCGGCCCGCGACTACCAGCGGGCCCTGTACGAGGCCGGCATCCCGGCCACCGCCTTCCTCACCGACGACATCCAGGCCGAGGCCGCCCGTCTGCGCGCGGCGGGCGTGGTCTTCCGCAGCGAGCCCACCCCGATGGGCGCGATCACCACGGCGCTGTTCGAGGACACCTGCGGCAACCTGATCAATGGTGCAGCCGCCGCCCGGGTGAGCCTGACTAGCGCAGGGCGGCCAGCTTCTGGGCGAGCTTCTTCGGCGACACGCCCCCGCGCGTGCCCAGTTCCTGCGCAAACAGCGACACGCGCAGTTCCTCCAGGTCCCAGCGCAGCGCCTGCCAGCCCGGTGTGTCGTCCTCGCCCGCGGCCTGCGCGGCGCGCAGCGCGTCCACGAAGGGCTTGAGCTCGAGCATGCGCGCCTGGTCGCGGGTGGGATCGCGCAGGGCGCGTTCGCCGCGCAGCGACAGCGCCTTGAGGTAACGCGGATACTCGCGCAGCACGGGGGGCCGGCACATCGCGCAGGAAGCCCGGCGGCGCCAGCAGCGACAGGTGCATCCACATGTCGTCGAGGTTGCCGCGGGCCCAGCCCATCAGGGGCGACTCCAGCGTCGCGCGCACTTCGGCGATCGCGGCGAGGATGGCTTCGGCCTGGCGCAGGCGTTCCATGGCTTCGGGGAACAGCGCCTTGGCCACGGCATCGCGCCGGGCGGCGAACGCCGCGGCGTCGCGGATGGCGTCCAGGCCGTCGGCCGTCAGCGCCTGGAAGGCGCCGTCGACCAGGTCCAGGCGCAAGCGGTCGCCGTCCTTCAGGCCGTCGGCGCGCGGCGCGTGCGACTCGATCGCCGCATACAGCAGGCCGGTCTTCGGCGCGACGGGCAACTGCTTGCGCGCCTGCCGGAGCTTGTCGGCCAGTGCCAGCGCGAGCAGGCGGCGCACGCCGTGCGGATGCGCCTCCACGGCAATCTCGCGCTGGGCGTGCACGCGCAGGGATGCGCTGTCGCCGTCGTCGTGCAGGGCCGGATAGGCCGGCACGCCGCCCGCGCCGGCCACGGCTACGGGGATGGGCGTGTCCGGAAAACTGGTGAGCGCCTGGCGCGCCAGACCCTGCGCCGCGCGCGCGGCGAACGCGTCGGCGGCCCGCTGCCCGAACTGCTGGCGCAGCGCATCCAGGTCACGCGATTCGGCCAGCACCGACTTGCCGTCGCGGTCCAGCAGCCGCAGGTTCATGCGCAGGTGCGGCTCGAGCGCGGTCTCGTCGAAATCGGTGGCCGCCACCGCCACGCCGGTGAGCATGGCCAGGAACCGCGCGAGCTCGCCGGACATCGCGTCGGCCGTGGGCTGCGCATGCGCCTCGACGAAGGCGCGGGCGAAATCGGGCGCCGGAACGAAGTTGCGGCGCAGCGTCTTGGGCAGGCTGCGGATCAGCGCCGCGGCCTTGTCGGCAGCGAACCCCGGCGCCAGCCAGGTCAAGCGGGCCGGGTCCAGCGCGTTGAGCAGGTGCAGGGGCACGGCCAGCGTCATGCCGTCGTCCGGCGCGCCCGGGTCGAAGCGGTAGACCACCGCCAGGCGCACGTCACCCAGCGCCAGATACGGCGGGAAGCGCGCGGCCTCGGTTTCGCCGCCGATCATCAGATCATCGAGCGACCACTCCAGCGCGGCCTTCTCCGCCGCGGGCAGCTTGCCGAACCAGGCATCGAGCGCCTGCGCGTTGTGCACGTGGGCCGGCAGGCGGTCCAGGTACCACTGCGCCATCCAATCCTCGTCCACGACCAGGCCGGCGCGACGCTGCTTGGCTTCCTCCTCGCGCGCCTTCTCCAGCGTGGCCAGGTTGCGGGCGAGGAAGGCCACGCGGGTGTTGATCTCGCCGGTCACCAGCGCGTCGCGGGCGAACAGCACCCGGCTTTCTTCCGGGTACAGCGCGCCGTAGTGGACCGGACGCTTGGGCGCCAGCACCAGGCCGAACAGGCTGATCTGCTCGCTGCCGACCACGCGGCCCTGCGAGCGCGACCAGCGCGGGTCGTGATGGCGGCGCGCCAGCAGGTGCGGCAGTTCCTGGATCGCCCAGTCCGGCTCGATGGCCGCGTTGGTCAGCGCCCACACGCGCTCGGTGTCGAGCACGGTCGCCGCCATCACCCACGGCGGCGGCTTGCGCGCCAGCGGGGAGCCGGGGAACAACTGGAACTTGCGGCCGCGCGGACCGTCATACACGCCCTTGTCGCCACGCAGGCCCAGCTGCGTCGGCAGGCCGGCGAGCAGCGCGCGATGCAGGGTCGCGTAGGCCGTGGACTCGGGCTGCTCCAGGGTGCTGCTGATCGGCCAGGCCAGTTCATCGCACAGCAGGCGAAGCTGGCG
This genomic interval carries:
- the mrcB gene encoding penicillin-binding protein 1B; translation: MPRTPIDYDEDDSDQDGESTSGQWKRRLVTWTLAALGLGLGFLIPYMLYLNHEVSERFGRLQWQVPTRVYARPLELRPGLAMDAGTLKTELDAAGYHEGDGSRVGSYKRDGGRWRISSRGFNDVDGAVRARRLEVSLSGGRVANVREAGQKQALKAARLDPARIASLYGQKQEERRLVRIEEVPELLVTGLQAVEDRDFNSHIGIDFTGMIRAAFKSATGRRQGASTLTQQLARSGLLGIGKEQTLRRKGKEILYALIIDARYEKRDILEAYLNQVYMGQRGSQAIHGVAAASEFYFGRDLADLKPEQIALLVGIVKGPSAYDPRRNPEAARARRDFALGEFHETQLIDDAQYQTALKAPLGVTKEAGTLAPNRFPAYIDLVRRQLARDYPSDELISAGLSVMTAMSPSAQALAEGAVTRTLKSLDSKRRPPLQTGLVLTDVHNGEVLAVVGSRHHTEHGFNRAVEAQRPVGSLLKPFVYMLALATPERFSLASYVDDSPVSVDLGRGKRWNPGNSDGRSHGTVRLIDALAMSYNQATVRVGMQVAPERIADLIHTLAGIQAEPRPSLILGAVDQSPYAMAQLYQFLASGGEIQPLHAVRGVLGANGRALKRYDTAPAPAQEGDAIAARLITLAGQHTVTSGTASPLMRDGLGRLNSAGKTGTSNDGRDSWYAGWTGDHLAVVWVGNDQNKETGLYGATGAMRVWSSIFARLPSAPLKVGDEGIDWQWVINTHSTDASCGGARRFAFVKGFAPAYGPCPVAEPVEGEEERRSWRDWFGLGDDDDDDDAQAPPPPPPPEP
- a CDS encoding glycosyltransferase, with product MRMSWTDLRFVLNRGAGLVRRGLTSLRTRGLHATWARVTRQFRRVPTAQRAALELPTARPFEPFTLPCSHTPRASIVIPVFNQFAHTLACLRAIAAHPPRAEMEVIVVDDGSRDDTVSCLSQVAGLRLHVRAANGGFIAACNDGAGLARGQYVVFLNNDTIPQAGWLDALLQTFDDHPGTGLVGAQLLYPDGRLQEAGGVVFNDGSAWNYGRLESPLDPRHACVREADYCSGAAIAIARDLFAQLGGFDTRYAPAYYEDTDLAFAVRAAGLRVLYQPAASVVHLEGATGGTDTSTGPKAAQVRNQQVFAAKWQAVLQRHLPPGDPHAAAFGHGQRPTVLVVDVLTPQPDRDSGSLRLVNLMRLLREEGAHVVFLPADLAHDGPYTVGLQQLGVEAWHAPFAPRVTAWLAQHGHRFDAAIVCRHYVARDFLPVLRAHAPRATLVFDTVDLHYLRERRGAQLAGDAALARTAERTRTLELGVVADSDMTWVVSEVERELLATDAPQARVQVLSNLHRVAGPGAPFDQRRDLVFVGGFRHPPNVDAVTWFVREVFPLVRARLPEVVFHCIGGDVPPAIAALAAHEGVRVHGHVADITPYMTGARVALAPLRYGAGVKGKINLSMAHGQPVVATSCAVEGMHLRAGEDVLVADDAAEFADAVVRAYRDPALWAQLAAQGLRNVEAHFSLDAGRAVVRELVARAAAGRAAR
- the hrpA gene encoding ATP-dependent RNA helicase HrpA; the protein is MSRDRGRLHGLWSRWAGAPADAAAQAAFAQALAASVGQREARAAALPAAPVDTSLPIAAEADRIVDLIRRHQVVVIAGETGSGKTTQLPKLCLAAGRGAGGMIGCTQPRRIAARAVARRVAEELATPLGGFVGYQVRFTDNVSEQTAVKFMTDGILLAEIQTDRWLSRYDTLLIDEAHERSLNIDFLLGYLKQLLRKRPDLKVIVTSATIDTERFAAHFDNAPVVNVEGRSYPVSVRYRPLDGATPDTPTARPPRAGEAMEGERTVNDGILAACDEITREDPRGDVLIFLSGEREIRDAHQALERRKYRETEVLPLYARLSVRDQDRVFNPGPKRRIVLATNVAETSLTVPRIRYVVDPGLARVKRYSPRGKLDRLHIEDISQASADQRKGRCGRVAEGICYRLYSEADFLSRPRYTDPEIRRAALAGVILRMLSLGLGRIEDFPFLEPPDPRAVADGWQQLSELGAVDLAAKDTRQLTATGKLMARLPVDVKLARMLVAAHQHGCLREMLAIAAFLGIQDPRERPADQRAAADNAHALFADPRSEFVGILKLWDAYHAAHEELTQSKLRAWCEKHFLGFLRMREWRELHRQLRLLCDELAWPISSTLEQPESTAYATLHRALLAGLPTQLGLRGDKGVYDGPRGRKFQLFPGSPLARKPPPWVMAATVLDTERVWALTNAAIEPDWAIQELPHLLARRHHDPRWSRSQGRVVGSEQISLFGLVLAPKRPVHYGALYPEESRVLFARDALVTGEINTRVAFLARNLATLEKAREEEAKQRRAGLVVDEDWMAQWYLDRLPAHVHNAQALDAWFGKLPAAEKAALEWSLDDLMIGGETEAARFPPYLALGDVRLAVVYRFDPGAPDDGMTLAVPLHLLNALDPARLTWLAPGFAADKAAALIRSLPKTLRRNFVPAPDFARAFVEAHAQPTADAMSGELARFLAMLTGVAVAATDFDETALEPHLRMNLRLLDRDGKSVLAESRDLDALRQQFGQRAADAFAARAAQGLARQALTSFPDTPIPVAVAGAGGVPAYPALHDDGDSASLRVHAQREIAVEAHPHGVRRLLALALADKLRQARKQLPVAPKTGLLYAAIESHAPRADGLKDGDRLRLDLVDGAFQALTADGLDAIRDAAAFAARRDAVAKALFPEAMERLRQAEAILAAIAEVRATLESPLMGWARGNLDDMWMHLSLLAPPGFLRDVPAPRAARVSALPQGAVAARRTRPARSHPRPGAHARAQALRGRAARRAGRGRGRHTGLAGAALGPGGTARVAVCAGTGHARGRVAEEARPEAGRPALVRLTRAAAAPLIRLPQVSSNSAVVIAPIGVGSLRKTTPAARRRAASAWMSSVRKAVAGMPASYRARW